The proteins below are encoded in one region of Metabacillus dongyingensis:
- a CDS encoding MFS transporter, which translates to MPKFKFAILVSIVAISGFSQGMLLPLIAIIFEQEGYSSSVNGLHATGLYIGVLIASPFMEGPLKRFGFKPLILVGGIMVALSLFGFLWIQSFWFWFLLRLLIGVGDHMLHFSTQTWITSISSEEKRGRNISLYGLFFGLGFAAGPLMVPLAEISPSLPFILSGSISLIAWAFVFFLKNDFPEQDMGSTSFFGTAKRFAKASKLAWVAFLPTFGYGFLEASLNGNYPVYALRTGLDVSSVSIILSSFAIGAIVFQLPLGIISDRFGRRNTILFVMLFGFISFMAASFADTLIPLVICFFTAGMLVGSTFSLGISFMADLLPKNLLPAGNLLCGIFFSIGSISGPFLGGLYIEHVASANFFHVVSFILLLIFITTAFFKQPAYKTANN; encoded by the coding sequence ATGCCGAAATTCAAATTCGCTATCCTCGTCAGTATTGTCGCTATTTCAGGTTTTTCACAGGGAATGCTTCTCCCATTAATCGCCATCATCTTTGAGCAGGAAGGATACTCATCATCTGTCAATGGATTGCATGCCACAGGGCTCTACATAGGTGTTTTGATTGCTTCTCCTTTTATGGAAGGGCCATTGAAGAGGTTTGGCTTTAAGCCTCTGATTTTAGTTGGAGGAATCATGGTTGCTCTCAGCTTGTTTGGTTTTCTTTGGATTCAGTCATTCTGGTTCTGGTTTTTACTCAGGCTTTTAATTGGTGTAGGTGATCACATGCTCCATTTTTCAACGCAAACATGGATTACATCCATCTCTTCTGAGGAAAAACGCGGACGCAATATCTCTCTTTATGGACTGTTTTTTGGACTTGGCTTTGCAGCAGGGCCGCTTATGGTTCCGCTTGCTGAAATAAGCCCAAGCCTGCCTTTTATTCTTTCTGGCAGCATTAGTTTAATCGCATGGGCCTTCGTCTTTTTTCTGAAGAATGATTTTCCTGAACAAGACATGGGATCGACTTCATTTTTTGGGACGGCAAAACGCTTTGCAAAAGCATCAAAGCTTGCATGGGTTGCATTTCTTCCTACGTTCGGATATGGCTTTTTGGAAGCCTCTCTTAACGGAAATTACCCTGTCTATGCGCTTCGGACAGGATTAGATGTCTCATCTGTTTCCATTATCTTATCTTCCTTTGCCATCGGAGCCATTGTTTTTCAGCTTCCTCTCGGGATCATCAGCGACCGATTCGGAAGAAGAAATACCATTTTGTTCGTCATGCTGTTTGGATTTATTAGTTTTATGGCCGCAAGCTTTGCAGACACACTCATTCCGCTCGTTATCTGTTTCTTTACAGCTGGCATGCTTGTTGGGTCCACTTTTTCGCTTGGCATCAGCTTTATGGCTGATCTGCTTCCTAAAAACCTGCTTCCTGCAGGAAACCTGCTGTGCGGCATCTTTTTCAGCATCGGAAGCATATCCGGTCCTTTTTTAGGCGGATTATATATTGAGCATGTGGCATCGGCTAATTTTTTTCATGTAGTCAGCTTTATTTTACTCCTTATTTTCATAACGACCGCTTTCTTTAAACAGCCTGCTTATAAAACCGCCAATAATTAA
- a CDS encoding BH0509 family protein, translated as MKRQERKNMIEFIAKMKDIETETLMYMTDEDIEHIYSSAYHSYIQLAE; from the coding sequence ATGAAAAGACAAGAGCGCAAAAACATGATCGAATTTATCGCAAAAATGAAGGATATCGAAACAGAAACATTGATGTATATGACTGATGAGGATATCGAGCATATTTATTCTTCGGCATACCATAGTTATATCCAGCTTGCTGAATAA